From the Cupriavidus necator N-1 genome, one window contains:
- a CDS encoding polyhydroxyalkanoate granule-associated phasin, translating into MMTATQVFWPLGFWPFPTFYSGAHQFEAMQADLSDNWRRMAELNLDFARTMYEELQFDAMGPILAPEPEAFYAREIACELPLIGGPLHYASAMLELCARAQQKWIDGWGHLLTQGLMPDWQGMQRDVTDIPFWLVRETPRPA; encoded by the coding sequence ATGATGACCGCAACGCAAGTCTTCTGGCCGCTCGGCTTCTGGCCGTTTCCCACCTTCTACTCCGGCGCGCACCAGTTTGAGGCCATGCAAGCCGACCTGTCGGACAACTGGCGCCGCATGGCCGAGCTCAACCTGGACTTCGCCCGCACCATGTATGAAGAACTCCAGTTCGATGCCATGGGCCCGATCCTCGCGCCGGAGCCAGAGGCCTTCTACGCGCGCGAGATTGCCTGCGAGCTGCCGCTGATCGGCGGCCCGCTGCACTATGCGTCGGCCATGCTGGAGCTGTGCGCTCGGGCCCAGCAGAAGTGGATCGATGGCTGGGGCCACCTGTTGACTCAGGGCCTGATGCCTGACTGGCAAGGCATGCAAAGGGACGTCACCGATATCCCGTTCTGGCTGGTCCGCGAAACCCCGCGGCCGGCATGA
- a CDS encoding histidine kinase N-terminal 7TM domain-containing protein yields MPSYSLVLLLTVAVVACIGMAIATWPRRDDPTVQAFLVLAFGAATWSGGRLLEISATDLEGRILWAKIQYLGIVAVPIGWLVAMVHLSRPRYVVPWSRLWLPVLVAVVTVVMVFTNERHRLIWPRITLMPPGVLPGAVFDHGIGYAAVAVWSYLLLGVSLYFLVTAEVPNGALSRRGRAILASGLALPLVANVAYLNRWTGPLGGDLTPATFSLMAALVWFCALRTHLDDIGHYARLRVFDALSEGCVIVDSHGVIVEFNPAAAQLWPALRRGDLLPSGWEAALQHSPADTASHAATPFVPPGAPFELTVEGVARLDGRQIGSLLFLRDISRFQSRELALTARLGQTEEQLWQVQADLDIDALTGIRNRRYFQRESIAAVTRACERNQALGLLILDVDQFKQYNDLHGHVAGDDCLRQIAGALTRTLSGEQFCARLGGEEFAAVLPGATRDETRDVARRMVAVVRDLRIAHNGTPVQPVVTISVGAVCTVPEAPRLEPLLHRADSAMYRAKRAGRNRFMLDGDA; encoded by the coding sequence ATGCCCTCATATTCCCTGGTTCTCCTGCTTACCGTCGCCGTGGTTGCCTGCATCGGCATGGCCATCGCCACCTGGCCGCGGCGCGACGATCCGACCGTCCAGGCGTTCCTGGTGCTGGCATTCGGCGCGGCGACCTGGAGCGGCGGCCGCCTGCTCGAGATCAGCGCCACCGACCTGGAGGGGCGCATCCTGTGGGCCAAGATCCAGTACCTCGGGATCGTCGCCGTGCCGATCGGCTGGCTGGTGGCGATGGTGCACCTGAGCCGCCCGCGCTATGTGGTGCCCTGGTCCAGGCTGTGGCTGCCCGTGCTGGTGGCCGTCGTCACCGTGGTGATGGTCTTCACCAACGAGCGCCACCGGCTGATCTGGCCGCGCATCACGCTGATGCCTCCCGGCGTATTGCCCGGCGCGGTGTTCGACCATGGCATCGGCTATGCCGCAGTGGCCGTCTGGTCATACCTGCTGCTGGGGGTGAGCCTGTATTTCCTGGTCACGGCCGAAGTGCCCAACGGGGCCTTGTCGCGCCGGGGCCGCGCCATCCTGGCGTCGGGCCTGGCCCTGCCCCTGGTTGCCAATGTCGCCTACCTCAACCGCTGGACCGGGCCGCTGGGCGGGGACCTGACGCCGGCGACGTTCTCGCTGATGGCGGCGCTGGTCTGGTTCTGCGCGCTGCGCACGCACCTTGACGATATCGGCCACTACGCCCGCCTGCGGGTGTTCGATGCCCTCAGCGAAGGCTGCGTGATCGTCGACAGCCATGGTGTCATCGTCGAATTCAATCCGGCCGCGGCGCAGCTCTGGCCGGCCCTGCGCCGCGGCGACCTCCTGCCCTCCGGCTGGGAAGCCGCGCTGCAGCACTCGCCTGCCGACACTGCCAGCCACGCGGCCACGCCTTTCGTGCCGCCGGGCGCGCCCTTCGAGCTTACCGTGGAAGGGGTTGCCCGACTGGACGGCAGGCAGATCGGCAGCCTGCTGTTCCTGCGCGACATCAGCCGCTTCCAGTCGCGTGAGCTGGCCCTGACCGCGCGGCTCGGCCAGACCGAAGAGCAGTTGTGGCAGGTGCAGGCCGACCTGGACATCGACGCCCTGACCGGCATCCGCAACCGGCGCTACTTCCAGCGCGAGTCGATCGCGGCCGTGACCCGGGCGTGCGAGCGCAACCAGGCGCTGGGCCTGCTGATCCTGGATGTGGACCAGTTCAAGCAATACAACGACCTGCATGGCCACGTGGCCGGCGACGACTGCCTGCGGCAGATTGCCGGCGCGCTGACCCGCACGCTGTCCGGCGAGCAGTTCTGCGCCCGGCTGGGCGGCGAGGAATTCGCGGCGGTGCTGCCCGGCGCCACGCGCGACGAGACCCGTGACGTGGCGCGCCGCATGGTGGCGGTTGTGCGCGATCTCCGCATCGCGCACAACGGCACGCCGGTGCAGCCGGTGGTCACCATCAGCGTGGGCGCGGTCTGCACCGTGCCGGAAGCGCCGCGGCTGGAGCCGCTGCTGCACCGCGCCGACAGCGCGATGTACCGGGCCAAGCGCGCGGGACGCAACCGCTTCATGCTGGACGGCGACGCCTGA
- the ubiT gene encoding ubiquinone anaerobic biosynthesis accessory factor UbiT: MSALHKLIAGVHRRMPARARALPLVAALELARRAGWLEPPAALDGHAFLLTVQDLGLAVPFRCEGGCFRAAAADAEPELTLRACAVDYLRLLGGEADTDTLFFQRRLVISGDTALGLEVKYWLDAAPRPAWVSQAAARLVALHGATVGRAGAAS, encoded by the coding sequence ATGAGCGCGCTGCACAAGCTGATCGCGGGCGTGCACCGGCGCATGCCCGCCCGTGCGCGGGCGTTGCCGCTGGTGGCGGCGCTGGAGCTGGCGCGCCGCGCGGGATGGCTGGAGCCGCCGGCCGCACTGGACGGGCACGCCTTCCTGCTGACGGTGCAGGACCTTGGGCTGGCCGTGCCGTTCCGCTGCGAAGGCGGGTGCTTTCGCGCCGCTGCAGCGGACGCCGAGCCTGAACTGACGCTGCGCGCCTGCGCGGTCGACTACCTGCGCCTGCTGGGCGGCGAGGCCGATACCGACACGCTGTTCTTCCAGCGCCGGCTGGTGATCAGCGGCGATACCGCGCTGGGCCTGGAGGTCAAATACTGGCTCGATGCCGCGCCGCGGCCCGCATGGGTCAGCCAGGCCGCGGCGCGGCTGGTGGCCTTGCACGGGGCCACCGTGGGGCGGGCCGGTGCGGCGTCGTAG
- the norR gene encoding nitric oxide reductase transcriptional regulator NorR — MLPSAMYPELLADLVTDLPHAVRLQRLVSMLRTHFRCGAVALLRLEEDHLRPVAVDGLVRDALGRRFAVGLHPRLAAILARRGVTCFHHDSVLPDPYDGLIDEHVGEPLPVHDCMGTSLAVDGQPWGALTLDALAIGTFDAAAQAELQRLTVIVEAAIRTTRLEGEIRALQLARGTPDADEGTAQHGDIGGEIIGQSEAIANLLHELEVVADTDLPVLLLGETGVGKELFAHRLHRQSRRRAQPLVHVNCAALPESLAESELFGHARGAFSGATGERPGRFEAADGGTLFLDEVGELPLAIQAKLLRTLQNGEIQRLGSDRPRRVNVRVIAATNRNLREHVRDGSFRADLYHRLSVYPIPIPPLRERGNDVLLLAGRFLELNRARLGLRSLRLSGGAQDALRSYRWPGNVRELEHVISRAALRAVSRGAGRNDIVTLEPELLDLYGLDVPAAHHAGAGMASAFAAPALAAGITLRDAVEQTQRACIEQALTDQGGNWAQAARQLGIDASNLHKLAKRLGCK, encoded by the coding sequence ATGCTACCGAGCGCGATGTATCCCGAGTTGCTGGCCGACCTTGTCACCGACCTGCCGCATGCGGTGCGCCTGCAGCGGCTGGTCAGCATGCTGCGCACGCATTTCCGCTGTGGCGCGGTGGCGCTGCTGCGGCTGGAGGAAGACCACCTGCGCCCCGTCGCGGTCGATGGCCTGGTGCGCGATGCGCTGGGCCGGCGCTTTGCAGTCGGCCTGCACCCGCGCCTGGCCGCCATCCTGGCGCGGCGCGGCGTGACCTGCTTTCATCACGACAGCGTGCTGCCCGATCCGTACGACGGCCTGATCGACGAGCACGTCGGCGAGCCGCTGCCGGTGCATGACTGCATGGGCACCAGCCTGGCCGTGGACGGCCAACCCTGGGGCGCGCTCACGCTGGACGCGCTGGCGATCGGCACCTTCGATGCGGCGGCCCAGGCCGAGCTGCAGCGGCTGACGGTGATCGTCGAAGCGGCCATCCGCACCACCCGGCTGGAAGGCGAGATCCGCGCGCTGCAGCTGGCGCGCGGCACGCCCGATGCCGACGAAGGCACGGCCCAGCATGGCGACATCGGCGGCGAGATCATCGGTCAGAGCGAGGCCATCGCCAACCTGCTGCATGAGCTGGAAGTGGTGGCCGATACCGACCTGCCGGTGCTGCTGCTGGGCGAGACCGGCGTGGGCAAGGAGCTGTTCGCGCACCGCCTGCACCGCCAGTCGCGCCGGCGCGCGCAGCCGCTGGTGCATGTCAACTGCGCGGCGCTGCCGGAGTCGCTGGCTGAAAGCGAGCTGTTCGGCCACGCGCGCGGCGCCTTCTCCGGCGCGACCGGCGAGCGCCCGGGGCGCTTCGAGGCCGCCGACGGCGGCACCCTCTTCCTCGATGAAGTCGGCGAACTGCCGCTGGCGATCCAGGCCAAGCTGCTGCGCACGCTGCAGAACGGCGAGATCCAGCGGCTGGGCTCGGACCGCCCGCGCCGCGTCAACGTGCGCGTGATCGCCGCCACCAACCGCAACCTGCGCGAGCATGTGCGCGACGGCTCGTTCCGCGCCGACCTGTACCACCGCCTGTCGGTCTACCCGATCCCGATCCCGCCGCTGCGCGAGCGCGGCAACGACGTGCTGCTGCTGGCCGGGCGCTTCCTGGAGCTGAACCGCGCGCGCCTGGGGCTGCGCAGCCTGCGGCTGTCAGGTGGTGCGCAGGATGCGCTGCGCAGCTACCGCTGGCCCGGCAACGTGCGCGAGCTGGAACACGTGATCAGCCGCGCGGCGCTGCGTGCCGTCAGCCGCGGCGCGGGCCGCAACGACATCGTGACGCTGGAGCCTGAACTGCTCGATCTCTACGGACTGGATGTGCCCGCGGCACACCATGCCGGCGCCGGCATGGCCAGCGCGTTCGCCGCCCCGGCACTTGCCGCAGGCATCACCCTGCGCGACGCGGTGGAACAAACCCAGCGCGCCTGCATCGAACAGGCACTGACGGACCAGGGCGGCAATTGGGCGCAGGCAGCGCGCCAGCTGGGTATCGATGCCAGCAACCTGCACAAGCTGGCCAAGCGGCTGGGGTGCAAGTGA
- the ubiU gene encoding ubiquinone anaerobic biosynthesis protein UbiU, with protein MTPASPAPSAAASLPRRPQLVAPAGSLAALRMALQHGADAVYLGLRDATNARNFGGLNFTEADIRTGVAEAHACGAEVLFAINTFAQMGAVAQWQRAVDAAADLGADAVIMADAGLMGYACERHPELRLHLSVQGSATHADAIELMRERFHIRRVVLPRVLSLAQIGKLARQTSVELEVFGFGSLCVMAEGRCLLSSYATGDSPNNKGVCSPAHAVRWTEQDGTMQARLSGILIDSYAPGEPAGYPTLCKGRFEVEGERGYVLEEPTSLNALSLLPALIDMGIAAIKIEGRQRSPRYVGDVVGVLRAAIDAACADPARFVPRQEWQSTLGRHAEGDQVTQGAYDRPWR; from the coding sequence ATGACCCCTGCCTCCCCAGCCCCATCCGCCGCGGCAAGCCTGCCGCGCCGGCCCCAGCTTGTTGCGCCCGCCGGTTCGCTGGCGGCCCTGCGCATGGCGCTGCAGCACGGCGCCGACGCGGTCTACCTGGGCCTGCGCGATGCCACCAACGCGCGCAACTTCGGCGGCCTGAACTTTACCGAGGCCGACATCCGCACCGGCGTGGCCGAAGCCCACGCGTGCGGCGCCGAGGTGCTGTTCGCCATCAACACCTTCGCCCAGATGGGCGCGGTGGCGCAATGGCAGCGCGCGGTCGATGCGGCGGCGGACCTTGGCGCCGACGCGGTCATCATGGCTGATGCCGGCCTGATGGGCTATGCGTGCGAGCGCCATCCTGAGTTGCGGCTGCACCTGTCGGTGCAGGGCTCGGCCACGCATGCCGACGCCATCGAGCTGATGCGCGAGCGCTTCCATATCCGCCGCGTGGTGCTGCCGCGCGTGCTGTCGCTGGCGCAGATCGGCAAGCTGGCGCGCCAGACCAGCGTGGAGCTGGAGGTGTTCGGCTTCGGCAGCCTGTGCGTGATGGCCGAGGGGCGCTGCCTGCTGTCGTCCTACGCCACCGGCGACTCGCCCAACAACAAGGGCGTCTGCTCGCCCGCGCACGCGGTGCGCTGGACCGAGCAGGACGGCACCATGCAGGCTCGCCTGTCGGGCATCCTGATCGACAGCTATGCGCCGGGCGAGCCGGCCGGCTATCCCACGCTGTGCAAGGGCCGCTTCGAGGTGGAGGGCGAGCGCGGCTACGTGCTGGAAGAGCCGACCAGCCTCAATGCGCTGTCGCTGCTGCCGGCGCTGATCGACATGGGCATCGCCGCCATCAAGATCGAAGGCCGGCAGCGCAGCCCGCGCTATGTGGGCGATGTGGTCGGCGTGCTGCGCGCGGCCATCGACGCCGCCTGCGCCGATCCGGCGCGCTTCGTGCCGCGGCAAGAGTGGCAGAGCACGCTGGGGCGCCATGCCGAAGGCGACCAGGTCACGCAAGGCGCCTACGACCGGCCATGGCGGTGA
- a CDS encoding U32 family peptidase codes for MPEIAAAAMPQAVAMPDFGIALGPLLYYWPREAVMQFYASVADAPVDRVYLGETVCTRRHEVRHAQWLEIAQMLRDAGKEVVLSTPVLVESDTDIAWMRRACAQDDYLVEANDLGAVRCMAGRPFVGGPHLNVYHADTLAWLAGLGAAGCVAPVEMDGGTLAALAAARPTGMRLEAFVWGRLPLAFSARCFTARHHRLRKDSCEFRCMDYPDGLVAATGEGQAFFTLNGVQTQSATCLDLCAEALAMARMGVGMLRVSPHSSGTLQVVQQLAAIRAGEQAPAASGITPAGAQPCNGYWHGSAGIAWEARA; via the coding sequence ATGCCAGAGATTGCCGCGGCCGCGATGCCGCAAGCCGTAGCGATGCCAGACTTCGGCATCGCCCTGGGCCCGCTGCTGTACTACTGGCCGCGCGAGGCCGTGATGCAGTTCTATGCGTCGGTCGCCGATGCGCCGGTCGACCGCGTCTACCTCGGCGAGACCGTCTGCACGCGCCGCCATGAAGTCCGCCATGCGCAATGGCTGGAGATTGCGCAGATGCTGCGCGATGCCGGCAAGGAGGTGGTGCTGTCGACGCCGGTGCTGGTGGAGTCCGACACCGATATCGCCTGGATGCGCCGCGCCTGCGCGCAGGACGACTACCTGGTCGAGGCCAACGACCTTGGCGCGGTGCGCTGCATGGCAGGGCGGCCCTTTGTCGGCGGCCCCCACCTCAATGTCTACCACGCCGATACGCTGGCGTGGCTGGCCGGGCTGGGCGCGGCCGGCTGCGTCGCGCCGGTGGAGATGGACGGCGGCACGCTGGCCGCGCTGGCAGCCGCGCGCCCCACTGGCATGCGTTTGGAAGCCTTTGTCTGGGGCCGCCTGCCGCTGGCATTCTCGGCGCGCTGCTTTACCGCGCGCCACCATCGGCTGCGCAAGGACAGTTGCGAGTTCCGCTGCATGGACTATCCCGACGGCCTGGTGGCCGCCACCGGCGAAGGGCAGGCGTTCTTCACGCTCAACGGCGTGCAGACGCAGAGCGCCACCTGCCTGGACCTGTGCGCGGAGGCGCTGGCGATGGCGCGGATGGGGGTGGGGATGCTGCGCGTGAGCCCGCATTCATCCGGCACGCTGCAGGTGGTGCAACAGCTCGCGGCGATTCGTGCAGGTGAACAGGCACCCGCTGCCAGCGGCATCACGCCGGCCGGCGCCCAGCCGTGCAACGGCTACTGGCACGGCAGCGCGGGCATCGCCTGGGAGGCCCGGGCATGA